A single region of the Plantactinospora soyae genome encodes:
- a CDS encoding amino acid ABC transporter substrate-binding protein, which yields MTSRAIRTRWATAFGAVVALALAGCSGDDGGSGSTDDPIVVGISLPLTGDFSEPGKGVQRGYEAWAKITNDKGGLLGRQIELKILDDQSNADRVVADYEQLIGKDNVDIVVGPFSTRLVVPAARVAEEYGMLFVEPAGAANEVFQQGFKNLFYAAPAVANDHYNHLAEYLLALPPGQRPTTVAYAAMDDPFAQGTAYGLKAKLEAGGVRTVVDEVYPPNTTDFGSIAAKIASSKADMVVGGSQYQDGVNLIVALQQLRYQPKLAAFSTAPTSPEFAAAIGNKTEGILSPTGYTQKAPYPSNVEFVEKYTAQFGSAPEEDEANAYTTGQVVAAAVTAAGCAEQGECQKKLVDWVRGNKVETVVGPLTWDATGKPQGAHMIQQWVGGQIQIVLPAEAKETDIVYPKPAW from the coding sequence ATGACATCCCGAGCGATACGCACGCGATGGGCAACGGCCTTCGGCGCGGTGGTAGCACTCGCGCTGGCCGGATGTAGTGGCGACGACGGCGGATCGGGCTCCACCGACGATCCGATCGTCGTCGGGATCTCGCTGCCGCTGACCGGAGACTTCTCCGAGCCCGGCAAGGGCGTACAGCGGGGCTACGAGGCCTGGGCGAAGATCACCAACGACAAGGGTGGGCTCCTCGGCCGGCAGATCGAGCTGAAGATCCTCGACGACCAGTCCAATGCGGACCGGGTCGTCGCCGACTACGAACAGTTGATCGGCAAGGACAACGTGGACATCGTGGTGGGGCCGTTCTCGACCCGCCTCGTCGTTCCGGCGGCCCGGGTCGCCGAGGAGTACGGCATGTTGTTCGTCGAGCCGGCCGGCGCGGCGAACGAGGTCTTCCAACAGGGCTTCAAGAACCTGTTCTACGCGGCTCCGGCCGTGGCCAACGACCACTACAACCACCTCGCCGAATACCTCCTGGCGCTGCCGCCCGGCCAGCGTCCGACCACGGTGGCGTACGCGGCGATGGACGACCCGTTCGCCCAGGGCACCGCGTACGGGCTCAAGGCGAAGCTCGAGGCGGGCGGGGTCCGTACCGTCGTCGACGAGGTCTACCCGCCGAACACCACCGACTTCGGCAGCATCGCGGCGAAGATCGCGTCCTCCAAGGCCGACATGGTGGTGGGCGGCTCGCAGTACCAGGACGGCGTGAACCTGATCGTCGCCCTGCAACAGCTCAGGTACCAGCCCAAACTCGCCGCGTTCTCGACCGCGCCGACCAGCCCGGAGTTCGCCGCCGCGATCGGCAACAAGACCGAGGGCATCCTCTCGCCGACCGGCTACACCCAGAAGGCGCCGTACCCGAGCAATGTCGAGTTCGTCGAGAAGTACACCGCGCAGTTCGGCTCGGCGCCGGAGGAGGACGAGGCGAACGCGTACACCACGGGTCAGGTCGTCGCCGCAGCCGTCACCGCCGCCGGCTGCGCCGAGCAGGGTGAATGCCAGAAGAAACTGGTCGACTGGGTCCGGGGCAACAAGGTCGAGACCGTGGTCGGACCGCTCACCTGGGACGCCACCGGCAAGCCGCAGGGCGCGCACATGATCCAGCAATGGGTCGGTGGACAGATCCAGATCGTCCTGCCGGCCGAGGCGAAGGAGACCGACATCGTCTACCCGAAGCCGGCCTGGTGA
- a CDS encoding VOC family protein — MKVVPDGYHTVTPWMISPGRTGALIDFVVGVFDATELARMEVGGVIGHAEVRIGDSVVMMFDKPQWPETPAFLRLYVGDDAEVLRRAVERGATVVTEPTELFWGDRVSRFRDPFGNLWWIHQRVAEPTEEEMGQRLSDPGFTRAMEYVQGVEFSPGD, encoded by the coding sequence ATGAAGGTTGTTCCCGACGGCTACCACACCGTGACCCCCTGGATGATCTCGCCGGGAAGGACGGGTGCGTTGATCGACTTCGTCGTCGGCGTGTTCGACGCCACCGAGCTGGCCCGGATGGAGGTGGGCGGGGTGATCGGCCACGCCGAGGTCCGGATCGGGGATTCGGTGGTGATGATGTTCGACAAGCCCCAGTGGCCGGAGACGCCCGCCTTCCTGCGCCTCTACGTCGGCGACGACGCCGAGGTGCTGCGCCGGGCCGTCGAGCGTGGCGCGACCGTCGTCACCGAGCCGACCGAGCTCTTCTGGGGCGACCGGGTCAGCCGTTTCCGCGACCCGTTCGGCAACCTGTGGTGGATCCACCAGCGGGTGGCGGAGCCCACCGAGGAGGAGATGGGTCAGCGGCTGAGCGACCCCGGGTTCACCAGGGCGATGGAGTACGTCCAGGGTGTCGAGTTCTCGCCCGGCGACTGA
- a CDS encoding branched-chain amino acid ABC transporter permease — translation MPSGALLFQSVILGLLLGGLYALLAAGLTLYFGIMRVVMIAHSAFLILAAYLAWWSHARLGVDPLLSMIVTVPLFFGVGVVLQRLLLARLRPVTLTMMSVLLTFAIAVVIEGLLGYAFTGTQRRIQLGYGTASFGLFGARIAVVKLIAFALAGVALLTLYLLMKKTTFGWALRATIQHPDAARLVGIDTDRVAGFGFGLGLATAAVGGTALALDTTIYPSLHWHWIGPLMAIIVVGGLGSVPGAAIAAMLLGLMQSLLQIPMGTTWAQTIFYLALFATLAFRPQGFFGGRLAQRF, via the coding sequence ATGCCGTCCGGCGCCCTGCTCTTCCAGAGCGTCATCCTGGGCCTGCTGCTGGGAGGGCTCTACGCCCTCCTGGCGGCGGGCCTGACGCTCTACTTCGGCATCATGCGGGTGGTGATGATCGCCCACTCGGCGTTCCTCATCCTCGCCGCCTACCTCGCCTGGTGGTCCCACGCCAGGCTCGGCGTCGACCCGCTGCTGTCGATGATCGTCACCGTGCCGCTCTTCTTCGGCGTGGGGGTGGTGCTGCAACGACTGCTGCTCGCCCGGCTGCGGCCGGTGACCCTCACCATGATGTCGGTGCTGCTCACCTTCGCGATCGCGGTGGTCATCGAGGGACTCCTGGGATACGCCTTCACCGGTACCCAGCGGCGGATCCAACTCGGCTACGGCACCGCGAGCTTCGGCCTATTCGGCGCCCGGATCGCGGTGGTCAAGCTGATCGCGTTCGCGCTGGCCGGCGTCGCGCTGCTGACGCTCTACCTGCTGATGAAGAAGACGACGTTCGGCTGGGCGCTACGGGCGACGATCCAGCACCCGGACGCCGCCCGGCTCGTCGGGATCGACACCGACCGGGTCGCCGGCTTCGGCTTCGGCCTCGGGCTGGCCACCGCCGCCGTCGGGGGTACGGCACTGGCGCTGGACACCACCATCTATCCGTCGCTGCACTGGCACTGGATCGGGCCGCTGATGGCGATCATCGTGGTCGGCGGGCTCGGCAGCGTACCGGGCGCCGCGATCGCCGCGATGCTGCTCGGGCTGATGCAGAGCCTGTTGCAGATCCCGATGGGTACGACCTGGGCGCAGACGATCTTCTACCTCGCGCTCTTCGCGACGCTGGCGTTCCGGCCCCAGGGATTCTTCGGAGGTCGGCTTGCCCAGCGCTTCTGA
- a CDS encoding ABC transporter ATP-binding protein translates to MASEIELVDIQAGYGRAAPVLRGLSVSVEPGTIVCLVGPNGAGKSTVLKVASGLLKPRSGRILVGGVDVTGQGPQRMLAAGVAHVLQGHSVFREMTVAENVLLGGYTIRDKAVVAERTAFVRDLFPVVADRWRTLAGLLSGGQQKQVEFARSLMVDPKVVLLDEPSMGLDPKATSTVFEQVVRMRDAGTAVLLVEQNARRALQTADLGCVLDLGRVHISGPAAELLADPQLGELYLGGRPAEPTTTGTAAALDAATRDG, encoded by the coding sequence TTGGCGTCTGAGATCGAACTTGTCGACATCCAGGCCGGTTACGGCCGGGCCGCCCCGGTGCTGCGCGGGCTCTCCGTCTCGGTCGAGCCCGGAACCATCGTCTGCCTGGTGGGCCCGAACGGCGCCGGCAAGTCGACCGTGCTCAAGGTCGCCAGCGGACTGCTGAAACCCCGGTCCGGCCGGATCCTCGTCGGTGGTGTCGACGTGACCGGCCAGGGGCCGCAACGGATGCTCGCCGCCGGTGTCGCGCACGTCCTCCAGGGGCACAGCGTCTTCCGCGAGATGACGGTGGCCGAGAACGTGCTGCTCGGCGGGTACACCATCCGGGACAAGGCGGTGGTGGCCGAGCGTACGGCGTTCGTCCGGGACCTCTTTCCGGTGGTCGCCGACCGGTGGCGGACGCTGGCCGGGTTGCTCTCCGGCGGTCAGCAGAAGCAGGTCGAGTTCGCCCGGTCGCTGATGGTCGATCCGAAGGTCGTACTCCTCGACGAGCCGTCGATGGGGCTGGACCCGAAGGCGACGAGCACGGTCTTCGAGCAGGTCGTGCGGATGCGTGACGCCGGCACCGCAGTGCTGCTGGTGGAGCAGAACGCCCGGCGCGCGTTGCAGACCGCCGACCTCGGCTGCGTGCTCGACCTCGGACGCGTACACATCTCCGGGCCGGCGGCGGAACTGCTGGCCGACCCGCAGCTCGGCGAGCTCTATCTCGGCGGCCGGCCCGCCGAGCCCACCACGACCGGGACGGCGGCGGCCCTTGACGCGGCGACAAGAGATGGATGA
- a CDS encoding glycoside hydrolase family 127 protein produces the protein MLHPDVHPDPTVAHRVATRTGPAQPTPDAVATLHPLGLDDVRLDPAGLLGQWQARNAAATLPHCVAQLDRAGALDNLRRLRDRDGNGGNGNGDRDGNGGNGNGDGCGAFTGMWFSDSDVYKTLEAAAWELARPQPGTELRDFLESTVALLAQVQDADGYLNSYVMAERPDRRWQELHWSHELYCAGHLFQAAVATARVGVGNSLETVARRLADLLLDRFGPDGVEAVCGHPEVETALVELYRSTGHRPYLNLARRFVDLRGRGLLNAERFGPVYLQDHVPVRDADEVAGHAVRQLYLLAGVVDVAVETGDHSLLAAARRLWDSAYLTKTYVTGAHGSRHRDEAYGDPYELPPDRAYAETCAAVASFQWNWRMLLADGAHRYADEMERVLYNAVAGSTALDGTHFFYSNPLQLRTGHDGSDSDAPDRRMPWYACACCPPNLARLMASLQAYTASGDGHGVQLHLYAAGTVHATVHGRPVRVTVRTGYPWAGRVEVGVRAESTEPWTLALRIPGWCQDYRVEADGADVTVDDGYLRLTRDWSSGTVTLELAMPPRLVAAHPYVDAVRGCLALIRGPLVYCLEQADLPPGTRLEDVRLDPAAPLGTAEVAGGPPDAVALTVGGIVAPPGPAALYRAGTTPPTGSGARIRLSAVPYFLWGNRDPGPMRVWIPVDTDTSTGTDTSTGTDTSTGAGAVRTDRRPHPGGAG, from the coding sequence ATGCTGCATCCGGATGTACACCCCGACCCGACCGTCGCGCACCGCGTGGCGACCCGGACCGGACCCGCCCAGCCGACGCCGGACGCCGTCGCCACGCTGCACCCGCTCGGGCTCGACGACGTACGGCTCGATCCGGCCGGACTGCTCGGCCAGTGGCAGGCCCGGAACGCCGCCGCCACCCTGCCGCACTGCGTGGCGCAACTGGACCGGGCCGGCGCGCTGGACAACCTGCGCCGGCTGCGCGACCGCGACGGCAACGGCGGCAACGGCAACGGCGACCGCGACGGCAACGGCGGCAACGGCAACGGGGACGGGTGCGGCGCCTTCACCGGTATGTGGTTCTCCGACTCCGACGTCTACAAGACGCTGGAGGCGGCGGCCTGGGAACTCGCCCGTCCGCAGCCCGGCACCGAACTGCGGGACTTCCTGGAGTCCACCGTCGCGCTGCTGGCCCAGGTGCAGGACGCGGACGGCTACCTCAACTCGTACGTGATGGCCGAGCGGCCGGACCGGAGGTGGCAGGAGCTGCACTGGAGCCACGAGCTGTACTGCGCCGGACACCTCTTCCAGGCCGCCGTGGCGACCGCCCGGGTGGGCGTGGGCAACTCGCTGGAAACGGTCGCGCGGCGCCTCGCCGACCTGCTGCTCGACCGGTTCGGGCCGGACGGTGTCGAGGCGGTGTGCGGGCATCCCGAGGTCGAGACCGCGCTGGTCGAGCTGTACCGCAGCACCGGGCACCGGCCCTACCTCAACCTGGCCCGGCGCTTCGTCGACCTGCGCGGGCGCGGGCTGCTGAACGCCGAGCGGTTCGGCCCGGTGTACCTCCAGGACCACGTGCCGGTACGGGACGCCGACGAGGTCGCCGGGCATGCCGTACGCCAGCTCTACCTGCTGGCCGGGGTGGTGGACGTGGCGGTGGAGACCGGCGACCATTCACTACTGGCGGCGGCGCGCCGGCTCTGGGACAGCGCCTACCTGACCAAGACGTACGTCACCGGCGCGCACGGCTCGCGGCACCGCGACGAGGCGTACGGCGACCCGTACGAGCTGCCGCCGGACCGGGCGTACGCCGAGACGTGTGCGGCGGTCGCCAGCTTCCAGTGGAACTGGCGGATGCTGCTCGCCGACGGCGCACACCGGTACGCCGACGAGATGGAACGGGTGCTCTACAACGCCGTCGCCGGGTCCACCGCCCTGGACGGTACGCACTTCTTCTACTCCAATCCGCTGCAACTGCGTACCGGGCACGATGGCTCCGACTCCGACGCCCCGGATCGGCGGATGCCCTGGTACGCCTGCGCCTGCTGCCCGCCGAACCTGGCCCGGCTGATGGCCTCGTTGCAGGCGTACACCGCCAGCGGGGACGGGCACGGAGTGCAGCTGCACCTGTACGCCGCCGGCACGGTCCACGCGACGGTGCACGGCCGGCCGGTCCGGGTGACGGTGCGGACCGGGTACCCGTGGGCCGGTCGGGTGGAGGTCGGCGTGCGGGCGGAGTCCACCGAGCCGTGGACGTTGGCGTTGCGCATTCCGGGCTGGTGCCAGGACTACCGGGTCGAGGCCGACGGCGCCGACGTGACGGTCGACGACGGGTACCTGCGGCTGACCCGGGACTGGTCCTCCGGCACCGTGACGCTGGAGTTGGCCATGCCGCCACGGCTGGTGGCGGCGCATCCGTACGTCGATGCCGTACGCGGCTGTCTCGCCCTGATCCGCGGTCCGCTGGTGTACTGCCTGGAGCAGGCGGACCTGCCACCGGGTACGCGGCTGGAGGACGTCCGCCTCGACCCGGCGGCACCGCTGGGAACCGCCGAGGTCGCCGGCGGCCCGCCGGATGCCGTGGCGCTGACCGTCGGCGGCATCGTGGCGCCGCCCGGCCCGGCCGCGCTCTACCGCGCCGGGACCACGCCGCCGACGGGTTCCGGCGCGCGGATCAGGCTCAGCGCGGTGCCGTACTTCCTCTGGGGCAATCGGGACCCCGGGCCGATGCGGGTCTGGATCCCCGTCGACACCGACACCTCCACCGGCACCGACACCTCCACCGGCACCGATACCTCCACCGGCGCCGGCGCTGTCCGGACCGACCGGCGGCCCCACCCCGGCGGCGCCGGATGA
- a CDS encoding LacI family DNA-binding transcriptional regulator: MAALAAVSVGTASKALNGRGSMRPETRQRVREAAERLGFRASAAARSLQAGRTYTVGMITTDSIGRFSIPVMLGAEDSLGAGRMSVFLCDGRDDPIREQYYLDTLLSRRVDGIIVTGRRAQPRPPVRANLPVPVVYAFISSTDPDDCSVLVDEADGATKAVEHLLAIGRRRIAHVSGPEHHQSAATRCTTAAGRLAGAGLEFAAPPMFGEWSEAWGRHAAGTLLANGHDFDAVFCGSDQIARGVADGLRAAGRRVPDDVALVGFDNWDVMAMACQPPLTSVDMDLEGVGRAAADMLLAAINGQPAPGRHYRPCRLVARESTAVTVRPAPGTAPAPPDRLAAQPRT; this comes from the coding sequence GTGGCAGCGCTGGCGGCGGTGTCGGTGGGCACGGCATCGAAGGCGTTGAACGGTCGCGGTTCCATGCGCCCGGAGACCCGACAACGGGTACGGGAGGCCGCCGAGCGACTGGGATTCCGGGCCAGCGCCGCCGCCCGCAGCCTCCAGGCCGGACGGACGTACACGGTCGGCATGATCACCACCGACTCGATCGGCCGGTTCAGCATCCCGGTCATGCTCGGCGCCGAGGACTCACTCGGCGCCGGCCGGATGTCGGTCTTCCTCTGCGACGGCCGCGACGATCCGATCCGGGAGCAGTACTACCTCGACACGCTGTTGAGCCGCCGGGTGGACGGCATCATCGTGACCGGCCGTCGGGCCCAGCCGCGTCCACCGGTCCGGGCCAACCTGCCGGTACCGGTCGTCTACGCCTTCATCAGCTCGACCGACCCGGACGACTGCTCGGTACTGGTCGACGAGGCCGACGGCGCCACCAAGGCGGTCGAACACCTGCTCGCGATCGGTCGACGCCGGATCGCCCACGTCAGCGGGCCCGAGCACCACCAGTCCGCGGCGACCCGTTGCACGACGGCGGCCGGCCGGCTGGCCGGGGCGGGACTGGAGTTCGCCGCACCGCCGATGTTCGGCGAGTGGAGCGAGGCCTGGGGCCGGCACGCCGCCGGCACCCTGCTCGCCAACGGACACGACTTCGACGCGGTCTTCTGCGGCAGCGACCAGATCGCCCGTGGTGTCGCGGACGGCCTGCGCGCGGCCGGCCGTCGGGTCCCCGACGACGTGGCCCTGGTCGGCTTCGACAACTGGGACGTCATGGCGATGGCCTGCCAGCCGCCGCTGACCAGCGTCGACATGGACCTGGAGGGGGTCGGCCGGGCCGCCGCCGACATGCTGCTGGCCGCGATCAACGGCCAGCCGGCACCCGGCCGGCACTACCGACCGTGCCGGCTGGTGGCCCGCGAGTCCACGGCGGTCACGGTCCGACCCGCCCCGGGGACCGCCCCGGCGCCGCCGGACCGGCTTGCCGCGCAGCCGCGTACCTGA
- a CDS encoding branched-chain amino acid ABC transporter permease, protein MPSASESPTATATSTGAGAPASAVPSPVPPAARGPARLGRLLQAVAILVLAAAVLSFPALAPNPYILSAGIVVLNYAVLSTSWNFVGGFTGYISLGHGALAGLGGYATGLFVVKAGLPSFVALAAAALLVAALAVPIGFAALRVRGASFVIVSIALVLILLLVFQSWASFTGGSRGLVVPRPFPGLLRPEHHRVFFYLFAALLAVALLAWWLIDRSRFGLGLKAIREDEDKAESLGTATFAAKLVVFVVSAGFTGLAGGLYALWFGDLDPVFQFSILTGAYMVLMALLGGVRNLFGPLVGALVVGIALEYFKVEFGNSPLHLVATGVLLALVVMFMPDGILPAIGTLFNRFLRPTQSSIREVTAAQLRDRDGGGPPAQSTEDTPMGERTGTTA, encoded by the coding sequence TTGCCCAGCGCTTCTGAGTCACCGACAGCGACCGCGACGTCCACGGGTGCGGGAGCCCCCGCGTCGGCCGTACCGTCACCGGTTCCGCCGGCGGCACGCGGCCCGGCCCGGCTCGGTCGGCTGCTCCAGGCGGTCGCGATCCTGGTCCTCGCCGCGGCGGTACTGTCGTTCCCGGCCCTGGCCCCCAATCCGTACATCCTGTCGGCCGGCATCGTCGTGCTGAACTACGCGGTGCTGTCGACGTCGTGGAACTTCGTCGGCGGATTCACCGGCTACATCTCGCTCGGCCACGGCGCGCTCGCCGGCCTCGGCGGGTACGCCACCGGCCTGTTCGTGGTCAAGGCCGGCCTGCCCAGCTTCGTCGCGCTGGCCGCCGCCGCCCTGCTGGTGGCGGCGCTCGCGGTGCCGATCGGCTTCGCCGCGCTGCGGGTCCGGGGCGCCTCGTTCGTCATCGTGTCGATCGCGCTGGTCCTGATCCTGCTGCTGGTCTTCCAGAGCTGGGCGTCGTTCACCGGCGGGTCACGCGGTCTCGTCGTGCCGCGCCCGTTCCCGGGCCTGCTCCGTCCGGAGCACCACCGGGTCTTCTTCTACCTGTTCGCGGCGCTGCTCGCCGTCGCCCTGCTCGCCTGGTGGCTGATCGACCGGTCGCGCTTCGGCCTCGGGCTCAAGGCGATCCGGGAGGACGAGGACAAGGCGGAGTCGCTCGGCACCGCGACCTTCGCCGCCAAGCTGGTGGTGTTCGTTGTCTCGGCCGGCTTCACCGGACTGGCCGGCGGCCTGTACGCGCTCTGGTTCGGCGACCTCGACCCGGTCTTCCAGTTCTCCATCCTGACCGGCGCCTACATGGTGCTGATGGCGCTGCTCGGCGGCGTGCGGAACCTGTTCGGCCCGCTGGTCGGGGCGCTCGTGGTCGGCATCGCGCTCGAATACTTCAAGGTGGAGTTCGGCAACAGCCCGCTGCACCTGGTCGCGACCGGAGTCCTGCTCGCCCTGGTCGTGATGTTCATGCCGGACGGGATCCTGCCGGCGATCGGCACGCTGTTCAACCGGTTCCTCCGGCCGACCCAGAGTTCGATCCGCGAGGTCACCGCCGCGCAGCTGCGGGATCGCGACGGCGGCGGACCCCCGGCACAGTCGACGGAGGACACCCCGATGGGCGAACGCACCGGGACGACGGCATGA
- a CDS encoding helix-turn-helix transcriptional regulator: MRDTPARLLRLLSLLQTPREWPGSELAERLEVSPRTVRRDVDRLRELGYPVQASLGVQGGYRLVAGKAMPPLLLDDEEAVAIAVGLRAAARQPVAGIAEASLRALAKLQQVLPPRLGRHVRTLSAATVSSPAAAVPLVDPTQLIVLAAAAAAHERVRFDYRAGDGAASRRLVEPHRLVLVDRRWYVVAHDNERDDWRTFRVDRIENAKTTGVRVPHRELPADDASAFVTTRLYGLVPVFRAVATLAMPAEQAAARLGDYAGKLAPLDDTSCRWHSPEDTLDWLAFRLTLLDCDFTVHEPPELIEHLRRLGLRITRAVAPDDGGIRK; encoded by the coding sequence ATGCGCGACACGCCGGCCCGCCTGCTACGACTGCTCTCCCTGCTGCAGACGCCCCGGGAGTGGCCCGGCAGCGAGCTGGCCGAGCGTCTCGAGGTGAGCCCACGGACGGTGCGCCGCGACGTCGACCGGCTGCGGGAACTCGGCTACCCGGTCCAGGCCAGCCTGGGCGTACAGGGCGGCTACCGGCTGGTCGCGGGCAAGGCGATGCCACCGCTGCTGCTCGACGACGAGGAGGCGGTGGCGATCGCGGTCGGCCTGCGCGCCGCGGCCCGGCAGCCGGTTGCCGGGATCGCCGAGGCCTCGCTGCGGGCCCTCGCCAAACTCCAGCAGGTGCTGCCGCCGCGGCTGGGCCGGCACGTCCGCACCCTCAGCGCGGCCACCGTGTCGTCGCCGGCGGCGGCGGTGCCGCTGGTCGACCCGACCCAGCTCATCGTCCTCGCGGCAGCGGCCGCGGCACACGAGCGGGTCCGCTTCGACTACCGCGCCGGTGACGGCGCCGCCAGCCGGCGGCTCGTCGAACCGCACCGGCTGGTCCTGGTGGACCGTCGCTGGTACGTCGTCGCCCACGACAACGAGCGCGACGACTGGCGCACGTTCCGGGTCGACCGGATCGAAAACGCCAAAACAACAGGGGTACGGGTACCGCACCGCGAACTGCCAGCCGACGACGCCTCCGCGTTCGTGACCACCCGGCTCTACGGCCTGGTGCCGGTCTTCCGGGCGGTGGCGACACTGGCGATGCCAGCCGAGCAGGCCGCCGCCCGACTGGGTGATTACGCGGGGAAGTTGGCGCCACTGGACGACACGTCGTGCCGGTGGCACAGCCCGGAGGACACCCTCGACTGGCTCGCCTTCCGGCTCACGCTGCTCGATTGCGACTTCACCGTCCACGAGCCGCCGGAGCTGATCGAACATCTACGTCGACTCGGCCTCCGGATCACCCGAGCCGTGGCTCCCGACGACGGAGGAATCCGGAAATGA
- a CDS encoding LacI family DNA-binding transcriptional regulator gives MPKPGPRLRLVDVAERAGVSLATASRALAGREGVSEEVANRVRQVSQELGYVANPYARTLAGGASSTVGLVVHQVDDPYFSEIAGGVIQVAGEQGLLVQICHSGRDPDYELRQLRHLIAQRVGIILIAGSGYADPRVEAPARHELSAYQSLGGRVAVIGRHFLGVDAVLPDNTAGGRALGEHLLGLGHRRIAIASATGGLTTVLDRLAGVAEALQRHGLAIEDLPVVRTDFTRDGGRIAAEQILREHPDTTAIIALNDSMAIGVLSTLRAHRVGVPDRISVVGFNDVSVAADLAPSLTTVRLPMTDMGRMVLDLALKPRSKRPRRRSTGHALVVRDSTGPVPS, from the coding sequence ATGCCCAAACCTGGCCCCAGGCTGCGCCTGGTCGACGTCGCCGAGCGGGCCGGTGTGTCGCTGGCGACCGCGTCCCGGGCGCTCGCCGGCCGGGAGGGGGTCAGCGAGGAGGTCGCGAACCGGGTACGTCAGGTCTCGCAGGAACTCGGCTACGTCGCCAACCCGTACGCCCGGACCCTGGCCGGTGGCGCCAGCTCGACCGTGGGACTCGTCGTCCACCAGGTCGACGACCCGTACTTCTCCGAGATCGCCGGTGGGGTCATCCAGGTCGCCGGCGAACAGGGCCTACTGGTGCAGATCTGCCACTCGGGCCGCGACCCCGACTACGAACTGCGGCAACTGCGGCACCTCATCGCCCAGCGGGTCGGGATCATCCTGATCGCCGGCTCCGGGTACGCCGACCCACGGGTCGAGGCACCGGCCAGGCACGAACTGTCGGCGTACCAGAGCCTCGGCGGTCGGGTCGCGGTCATCGGCCGGCACTTCCTCGGCGTCGACGCCGTACTGCCCGACAACACCGCTGGCGGACGCGCCCTCGGCGAGCACCTGCTCGGGCTGGGACACCGGCGGATCGCGATCGCGTCGGCCACCGGCGGGCTCACCACCGTCCTCGACCGGCTGGCCGGAGTGGCGGAGGCGCTGCAGCGGCACGGGCTGGCGATCGAGGACCTGCCGGTCGTACGGACCGACTTCACCCGCGACGGCGGCCGGATCGCCGCCGAGCAGATCCTGCGGGAGCACCCCGACACCACCGCGATCATCGCGTTGAACGACTCGATGGCGATCGGGGTGCTCTCGACGCTGCGGGCGCACCGGGTCGGCGTACCGGATCGGATCTCGGTGGTCGGCTTCAACGACGTCTCGGTGGCCGCCGACCTCGCGCCGAGCCTGACGACGGTCCGGCTGCCGATGACGGACATGGGCCGGATGGTGCTGGACCTGGCGCTCAAGCCACGCTCGAAGCGACCCCGGCGCAGGTCCACCGGGCACGCCCTGGTGGTACGCGACTCGACCGGCCCGGTGCCCTCGTGA
- a CDS encoding ABC transporter ATP-binding protein codes for MTGVGDSGDATTGVRSLETDGLTKAFGGVVALDAATVSFQHGRVNALIGPNGSGKTTFFNCVTGMIRPDSGHTSYRGRDITRKAPHAIARAGVGRTFQLCRVFPRMSALDNVLAAARTGGPWSQLRGARRGAEVDRARGWLTRLGIEHLADVEARNMSWGQQKLLELAGVLMSDPDTVLLDEPAGGVNPALLDRIGALVRELNAEGRTFIIVEHNMELVMSISDHIVVFDRGRPIAEGPPSVIRSDERVLGAYLGV; via the coding sequence ATGACCGGGGTGGGGGACTCCGGCGACGCCACGACCGGGGTACGGAGCCTGGAGACGGACGGGCTGACGAAGGCGTTCGGCGGCGTGGTGGCGCTCGACGCGGCGACCGTGTCGTTCCAGCACGGCCGGGTCAACGCGCTGATCGGCCCGAACGGGTCCGGCAAGACGACCTTCTTCAACTGCGTCACCGGAATGATCCGGCCGGACAGCGGTCACACGTCGTACCGGGGCCGGGACATCACCCGGAAGGCGCCGCACGCGATCGCGCGGGCCGGCGTCGGGCGTACCTTCCAGCTCTGTCGGGTCTTTCCCCGGATGTCGGCGCTGGACAACGTGCTCGCGGCGGCCCGGACCGGCGGGCCCTGGTCGCAGTTGCGGGGCGCCCGGCGCGGTGCGGAGGTGGACCGGGCCCGGGGTTGGCTGACCCGGCTCGGCATCGAGCACCTGGCCGACGTCGAGGCCCGGAACATGTCGTGGGGGCAGCAGAAGCTGCTGGAACTCGCCGGGGTGTTGATGAGCGACCCGGACACGGTGCTGCTCGACGAGCCGGCCGGCGGCGTCAACCCGGCACTCCTGGACCGGATCGGCGCACTGGTCCGCGAGCTCAACGCCGAGGGCCGGACCTTCATCATCGTCGAGCACAACATGGAGCTGGTGATGAGCATCAGCGACCACATCGTGGTGTTCGACCGGGGCCGACCGATCGCCGAGGGGCCGCCGTCGGTGATCCGGTCCGACGAGCGGGTACTGGGGGCCTACCTTGGCGTCTGA